The Streptomyces sp. NBC_00483 genome contains the following window.
GGTCTCGGCGAGGTGCCGGGCCAGCGGAAGGCTCGCGGTGGAGCGGGCCTGCGCCCACAGCACGACGACGCGCGGCCCGGTCCTGCGCACCGCGGCCGACACCGCCTCCACCGGCACGGCCGCCCCGAACATCCGCTGCGGTACGCCCAGTTGACTCAGACCGGCACTGAGCGCCTCCAGGGCGAGCACGTGCTGTTCGGCGGGGACGCAGGCAAGGACCAGCGGCGGCAGCGCGAGGGTGGAGTCGACGGGGGCGGCCGCACGGTGCAGGGTGCGCGAGACCTGCCAGGACAGCAGGTGCTCGACCTCGACGTACCGGTCGCCCGCCTCCTCCCACTTGCGGCCCACCGCGTGCAGCACCGGCGCCATCACGTCCTGCCAGGCGGTGACCAGGCCGTGCTCGGTCACGGCCTCGGTCAGCAGGTTCTGCACGGTCGGCGCGTCCATGCGGGTCGCGGCGCGGGAGATGCCCCGGCACTGGCGCTCCAGCGTGGCCGGCGAGGCGGGCGCGGCCGGCGCCGGGCGCTGGTGCGGCAGCCCGGCGGGCTCCGTCGCGAGGCGCTTGCCCGCGAGGAGCGCGGCCTCGGCGGGCGGCAGGCCCGTCGTGGTCAGCCGGCACATCTCCTCGACGACCGCGACGTCGTCCGCGGTCCAGCGCCGGTGGTGTCCCGTCGAGCGCTGCGCGGGCCCGAGCCCGTAGCGGCGGTCCCAGCTGCGCAGGGTCGTCGGCGAGACCCCGAGCCGCCTTGCGAGGGCGCCGGTGGTGACGCCCGCCTCCGATGGTGCCGCCTGTGTCCCCACCGCGTCGCGTACCTGCTGCCCCTCGTCCATCGGCCCACGATACGACGCACAACCGATGCGGGTTGTCGGGCAGCGGGAATCGTTTCCAGGATGACCGGGCCGTGACTTGGCGAGCACTGCGCGCGTCCGGTCCTGGCCATCACGAGTCGAGTTCAGGATCGTTTCGAGGAGTTGACGGGGCGTTGAGGATCCCAGGGATGCTGTCGCGGAACGTCGACCCGCGCGAGGCGTCGGAGGCCGCCCTGGCGGACGGTCTCGCGGCAGGTGACGTCGCCTGCCTCGCCGAGGTGTACCGGCGGTGGTCGCCGCTCGTGCGGGGCCTGGCACAGCGGGCGCTCGGCGACCGCTCCGAGGCGGAGGACGTGATGCAGCAGGTGTTCCTCGCCGCCTGGCGCGGCCGGTCCGGATATCGGCCGGAACTGGGCCCGCCGTCCGCCTGGTTGACGGGTATCGCGCGGCACCGGGTCGCGGACGCGCTCGCCGCCCGGAGCCGTCGTGCGGCGCTGTTCGAGGCGGCGGCCGGACGGCACGCCGTCTCGGCCGGCCGCGAACCCGCGACCGACGCCTGCATGGACGCGGTCGTCGAACGTCTTGTGCTGTCGCAGGAGTTGGCGCGCCTGCCGAGCACGCAGCGCACGGTGCTGCGTCTCACGTTCTACGAGGACCTGACGCAACCCCAGATCGCCGAGCGCACCGGCTGGCCGCTGGGCACGGTCAAGAGCCACGCCCGGCGCGGCATGAGACGCCTCGGCGACCGGTTGCGCGGCCGCAGCGATCGCGGCTGAGATTCGTCGGGCCCGGATGCATCCGTCCGGCCCCTTCGGGCGGAAGTTCCGGTGTGCGCGCGCCGGCGTCGGCCGCGCGCGCGGGCGGACGGCCCGGACCCCGCCGCCCGCCCACCTCAACGGAGTCGGCGCCGCTGAGGTGGGTATGGGCGGGGCGCCACTACAGTCGATGATCATGATCATTGGTTCCGTCCGCCTCCGCGAGGTACCCGAGTCCGACATCGAGCGGGCCCTGGCGCTCGCCCATCTCGTCTTCCACGAGTCGCCCGACGACGAACGCCGCAAGCAGCAACAGCAGATGCTGTCCGGCTGCCTGCGGATCGGCGCGTACGACGGCGAGGAACTGGTCGGCTTCGCCGCGGCGCATCCCTTCACCGTGTCCGTGCCGGGCGGTGGCGACCTCTCCTGCCCCGGCCTGTCGTACGTCTCGGTCGCGCCCACGCACCGCAGGCGCGGCGTGCTGTCGGCGATGATGGCCGAGTTGTTCGTCCGTTGCGCCGAACAGGCCGCGCCGCTGGCCGCGTTGTGGGCGTCGGAGGCGTCGATCTACGGCCGGTTCGGATTCGGCCCCGGCACGTACGGGGCGACCGTGGAGATCGACTCGCGGCGCGCGCTGGGGCTGCGCATCTCGCCCGACGAGCGCCCGCTGCGCCTGCTCGACGCCGACTCGGCACCCGCCGTGCTCGCGCCGTACTTCGAGACGAGGCGCGGGCTGCGGGCGGGGCGGCACGCGCGCACGGAGACGTGGTGGCGCGAGCAGTGGCTGGCACGGAAGGACGAGGAGGACGAGGACCTGTCGCCGCCGCGCGTGGTGACGCTCGGCGATCCGCTCGCCGGTTACGCGATCTACCGCACCAAGTCGGGCGACTGGTCCGGTGGCGTACCGGGCCTGGTGAGTGTCGAGGAGCTGGAGGCCGATACGCCGGGGAGCGCGGCGGCGCTGTGGCGGTATCTCGCGGACATCGACCTGACGGGCACGGTGCGCGCGCACGGCAGGCCGCTGGACGATCCTCTGCCGCTGTTCGCGGCCGACCGCGACCAGGTGAGCGTCAAGAGCGTCGAACCGGCGCTGTGGGTGCGCCTGGTGGACGTGCGCGCGGCGCTCACGGCCCGCGCCTGGGCGGCGCCCGTGGATGTGGTGCTCGCGGTGCGTGACGCGCGGATCCCGGCGAACGCGGGGACGTTCCGTCTGATCGCGTCGCCGGACGGCTTCTCGTACGCGCCCACGGACGACGCGCCCGACCTGAGCCTGGAGGCCCGCGATCTGGCGACCGCGTACATGGCGGCGACGCCGGTGGCGGCGCTGGTACGCGCGGGTCTGGTGGTGGAGCACACGCAGGGCGCGGCGTCGATGCTCGACGCCGCGCTGCGCACGGAGCTAGTGCCGCACACCGACGACACGTTCTGAACTCACTTCACTGCCAAGCGGGTTCAGCACTCCATGGTCCACGTGTGGGAGTCGCCGCTGTCGTTGGCCCAGCCGTTGGACGCGATCTCCTGGCCGGGCGCGAGACAGACGGTGCCGAAGCCGACGAGGCCCGGGTTCTCGTAGACCTGGACGTGGTCCTTGATGCCTGGCCCTGAGATTCCGTGATTGGCCCAGGAGGAGTCCTCGTCCTGGATGCCGTCCTCCCAGTCGTGGTCGTCGCCGGACCAGTTCCAGCGCATTCCGGTGTAGTTGGCGTCGGTCCAGGCGCAGAACTCGCCGCTGGGGCATTGGGCCGCGAAGGCGGTGGCGGGGAGCGCGGCGCCGCCGAGGGCGAGGACCGCGGCGGTGACCAGGGCGATCGGGTGCTTCATGAGGTCTGTTCTCCTTGCTGGGTCAGTGGCTGGTGATGTGCAGCACGCGGGTGGACGCGTCGAGCGCGCGGGACCGCAGGCGCTGCCAGTCGGTGAGTTCGGCGCGGTGTCGTGCGCGCACGGAGGCGAGGCTGAGGTCGCGGTGGGCGGCCTCGGGCTTGAGGTTGTTGACGACGGTCGACACCTGGAACCAGCGTTTCTGGTCGCCGTAGAGGGTGCGTTGGGCGGCGGCCAGGCAGCCGTCGGTGTGAGCGCGTACGGGGATGCCGTTCGCGAGGGTCAGGGAGAGTTCGGCGGGCGGCCGGCCGAAGAGGGCGGTCGCGACCCGCTGTTCCTCCGCCCGGTTCGCCGAGCGCTGTCCCGGCCGGGGCGGTGTGAGGCCCTGGCGGGTCAGGCAGCGGTCGGTGAGGGTCTGGGTCGCGGCCCTGATGGTGTCGTCGGGTGTGCGGGCGGGCCGGTCGGTGTGCTCTGTGGTGCAGCCCGCGAGCGGGAGGAGCAGGGCGGCGCCGGCCAGGATGCTGAGGGCGCGGGTTCGGCGGTTCATGGCGCGCTCAGCCCTGCTCGCACCCCATGGTGGTGTCGGAGACACCGTCGAGCTTTCCGGCCCAGTCCCAGTTCTCGGAGTAGTCGTCGCGCCTGATCTCCCGGTAGAGGCAGCCGGTCGAGGTGTAGCTGATGGCGTAGACGGTTCCCGAGACGCGGGACTCGAAGGAGGTGGCGTGGCGCGCCGTCCCGTTCTCCGCGTCGGCGTAGCCGGGAGGTCCGTAGCACCAGGCCTGGCCGTGCATGCCGACTTCGGTCCAGAAGCAGACCTGACCGGGCGGTACGGCGCCGGGCGCGGCGGCGGAGGTGGGTGCGAGGGCGGTCGTGGCGCCGCCGAGCAGTGGGAGGGTGAGGGCGAGCAGCACGGATCTGTGCTTCATGAAGCGCTTCATTTCGGTGACCCCGGAGTGATCGTTCTTACTGAGCGTGATCAGACTGCCCCGGAGTCGGCGCGATCAAGCGCCGTGTCACTCTTGTCAGTGACTATTGGTAACTGTCATGCGGCGCCGTGGGCCGCGGCGGCGCGGCTGGGTGCGGGCCATGCGGACCGCGTCGACGGACTCGGCGAGGAGCTCGTACTCGGTGGTGTCGTCGTGAGTGACGATCCTGACGAGCCGCCCGGAGGCCAACTCTTCCGCGACGTTTTCCTGTTGGTCCGGGTCGCCGCACCAGGCCCGCAGCTGTTCCGGCACGTCGGGTGCGTCATCGCCCATCGGCGTCAGCGCACCCTCGGGTAAGTGACTCAGGCCGGGGCGCGGGTCGAGGCGCTCGGCCATCCACATGGCCCGGTCGCGCAGCCACCACAGGGCCAGCGGGAGCGTGGGGGCGCGATATGTGCCGAGCGGAACACCCACGCGCCGGCCACCGCAGATTCCGTACGCGGTGACGTGGCACAGGAATTCGTCGTGCACGGTCTCCCCCATTGCCTGGCGCCCGACTGCATTGACTGTTGTGCCAAACGATCAGTGATCCACCGCAACGGCGAGAATTGCCCGGGCAATTGGCCCGCGGGACGCCGCCTACGAACAACGTTCAACCGTTCTCTGGTCAAGTATCGGCACTCGGGAGGCAGGGTCACCATGGCTTTCACGCCAGTCTCCGGGCATATTCACGGCGTTCGTTGGCCGAAATCCTCCGCGTCGGAGAGACTGCACGCAT
Protein-coding sequences here:
- a CDS encoding RNA polymerase sigma factor; its protein translation is MLSRNVDPREASEAALADGLAAGDVACLAEVYRRWSPLVRGLAQRALGDRSEAEDVMQQVFLAAWRGRSGYRPELGPPSAWLTGIARHRVADALAARSRRAALFEAAAGRHAVSAGREPATDACMDAVVERLVLSQELARLPSTQRTVLRLTFYEDLTQPQIAERTGWPLGTVKSHARRGMRRLGDRLRGRSDRG
- a CDS encoding MerR family transcriptional regulator, with amino-acid sequence MDEGQQVRDAVGTQAAPSEAGVTTGALARRLGVSPTTLRSWDRRYGLGPAQRSTGHHRRWTADDVAVVEEMCRLTTTGLPPAEAALLAGKRLATEPAGLPHQRPAPAAPASPATLERQCRGISRAATRMDAPTVQNLLTEAVTEHGLVTAWQDVMAPVLHAVGRKWEEAGDRYVEVEHLLSWQVSRTLHRAAAPVDSTLALPPLVLACVPAEQHVLALEALSAGLSQLGVPQRMFGAAVPVEAVSAAVRRTGPRVVVLWAQARSTASLPLARHLAETRWGVRGARGKPAVMLAGPGWAGRGVRGALHPATLPQALDQIGRHYPEISRGPGPA
- a CDS encoding peptidase inhibitor family I36 protein; the encoded protein is MKHPIALVTAAVLALGGAALPATAFAAQCPSGEFCAWTDANYTGMRWNWSGDDHDWEDGIQDEDSSWANHGISGPGIKDHVQVYENPGLVGFGTVCLAPGQEIASNGWANDSGDSHTWTMEC
- a CDS encoding GNAT family N-acetyltransferase; amino-acid sequence: MIIGSVRLREVPESDIERALALAHLVFHESPDDERRKQQQQMLSGCLRIGAYDGEELVGFAAAHPFTVSVPGGGDLSCPGLSYVSVAPTHRRRGVLSAMMAELFVRCAEQAAPLAALWASEASIYGRFGFGPGTYGATVEIDSRRALGLRISPDERPLRLLDADSAPAVLAPYFETRRGLRAGRHARTETWWREQWLARKDEEDEDLSPPRVVTLGDPLAGYAIYRTKSGDWSGGVPGLVSVEELEADTPGSAAALWRYLADIDLTGTVRAHGRPLDDPLPLFAADRDQVSVKSVEPALWVRLVDVRAALTARAWAAPVDVVLAVRDARIPANAGTFRLIASPDGFSYAPTDDAPDLSLEARDLATAYMAATPVAALVRAGLVVEHTQGAASMLDAALRTELVPHTDDTF